The following DNA comes from Flammeovirgaceae bacterium.
TTTCATTTCCTCCTTTTCCAACAAGCCCAATGTTACCGGGATGCTCCTTTCCGTATCGTAGGCCCGCAGGTCTATATTTATCCCCAGGCCGCGTAAAGAGTCTGCTGCCATTTTTATCCCCAGGTACAAATCAAGGATGCTTTGGTTTACTTTGGTGGCAGTAGTAGGCTCCAGCGTACCGGCCAAAAAAGGAAACAACAAAGAGACCACATACTCGTCCTTAAAAACATTTGCCGGCATAAGGGCAGATTCAAATTCATTCCTGTCAAACCCAAACCCCGAAACCAAGGAATCAATAAGTTGGGCATCTTGTTCGGGAAGGGGCTGTCTGGAAATTGCCCTGACCAGCGTTTTTGCCACCACGGTATCGCGTGGGTACTCCTCCCACATCATCCTCAGCACTTCCACATCTTCAATTTCACCCAGGTAATGCGATTTCATTCCCACCACGTTCTTTTGATGGTTCAGTGCAGGGTATACGCCCAACATATGCATGGCCTGGAAATATTCGCGCTGATCAAAATAGATTTTGGCCAACCAGTAGTTTACTTCTGGCATCTGGTCCCAGTCCGGATGGAGTTGCTTGATTTGCAGCAGCATGTCTTTGGCCACTGCGGTGAATTTCTGGTGGTAGGCCGACAGGGCATAAAAAAAGGAAGCATACTCCTGATAAACGTTGTCTTTATCGTAAACAATAAGCGGCTTAAACGCTTCCATGGCCAGCCCATATTGTTTTTTATCGAAAAATGCCCGTGCTGACGTATACTGCCTCCTAAAGTCTTGCGCCTGGACAGCGGTGGAAAACACCACCCCCCACAACAAGACAACAAGCACACGGTTTCTATTTCTGTTCATGATAGGCCAGCCAATGGTTATTCCCACTCTATGGTTGCGGGCGGCTTTGAACTAATGTCGTACACCACCCGGTTCACGCCTTTTACATTGTTTATAATAGTGGATGACACCTCGCTTAAAAAATCGTAAGGCAAATGGGCCCAGTCTGCCGTCATGCCATCCACGCTGACCACCGCCCGCAAGGCCACCACGCTTTCGTAGGTCCGTTCGTCACCCATCACCCCTACGGATTGCACCGGCAACAACATTGCCCCCGCCTGCCATACTTCGTCATATAATCCTTTGCCGCGCAACCCGCTGATGAAGATATGGTCCACTTCCTGCAATATTCGTACCTTTTCCTCTGTAACGTCCCCCAAAATCCGGATGCCCAGGCCCGGCCCCGGGAAAGGATGCCGCCCCAGTATCGTGGGGTCAAGCCCCATGGATTTGCCCACAAGCCTCACCTCGTCCTTGAACAGGGTATTGAGCGGCTCCACTACCTTCAAATTCATTTTCTCCGGCAGGCCGCCTACATTGTGGTGGGACTTGATAGTAACGGAGGGGCCGTTTACGGACACCGACTCGATCACATCCGGGTAAATGGTGCCCTGCCCCAGCCATTTTACACCGGAAAGGCGATGCGCCTCTTCATCAAACACTTCTATAAATGTTCTTCCTATGGCCTTCCTTTTTTGTTCAGGGTCCTTCAGGCCTTTTAGCGCCCCATAGAATTTACCCTTTGCGTCAACCCCTTTGATGTTCAGGCCCATTCCCTCATAGGAACCGAGCACCTGCCGGAATTCGTCCTTGCGCAGCAGCCCGTTGTCGACAAATATGCAGTATAGGTTTTTTCCTATGGCCTGGTGGACCAAGGAGGCCGCCACGGTGGAGTCCACCCCACCGGAAAGGGCCATCACCACCTTGTCACTGCCCAGTTTTTGTTTGAGGCTGGCCACGGTGGACTCCACAAATTGGTCGGGCGTCCAGTCTTGCGCGCAGCCGCATATGTGCACCACAAAATTCCTAAGGAGGTTTTTCCCTTCCATTGTATGGGTCACTTCCGGGTGGAAC
Coding sequences within:
- the guaA gene encoding glutamine-hydrolyzing GMP synthase encodes the protein MPEQILILDFGSQYTQLIARRVRELNVYCEIHPFNHIPPISDGIKGVILSGSPCSVRDQGAPDVDLSAFGTIPVLGVCYGAQLMAHKSGGEVKPSQSREYGRAKLSTVDHHNELMKEISQGSQVWMSHADTIVSLPEEYQVIASTPSVRVTAFAHKTKKHYAIQFHPEVTHTMEGKNLLRNFVVHICGCAQDWTPDQFVESTVASLKQKLGSDKVVMALSGGVDSTVAASLVHQAIGKNLYCIFVDNGLLRKDEFRQVLGSYEGMGLNIKGVDAKGKFYGALKGLKDPEQKRKAIGRTFIEVFDEEAHRLSGVKWLGQGTIYPDVIESVSVNGPSVTIKSHHNVGGLPEKMNLKVVEPLNTLFKDEVRLVGKSMGLDPTILGRHPFPGPGLGIRILGDVTEEKVRILQEVDHIFISGLRGKGLYDEVWQAGAMLLPVQSVGVMGDERTYESVVALRAVVSVDGMTADWAHLPYDFLSEVSSTIINNVKGVNRVVYDISSKPPATIEWE